The DNA segment CGTCACCTCTTGGTGCACCACTAACAACGGCTTCTTCTTCTATTCCCTACCACGCTGTACTTGAATATAATATTGTCATAAGTGGTAGTACCCTTATTTAATATGCAGTCCCCAAATTtataatatacattatctctgcaaaaaaatgctgaaaaattcaattcaattacattaaattacttttaatataaagtatgcagaagcaaaaataaaagtaaaacactatcatcaaaacattatgaaaatatttcctgATTATTTTCAGTGGATCATTTAATCAGCAGTGACTATCGCCTTATAAAGGCCTGAGGTACATAAAGAAGCAATCTTCTCTCTCCAGGTGAGAGACCCGAGCCAGGAAGCCTGCGGTCGTCTCACTTTCCTTAAAGAGTGTAAGACCATAAAAGGCCTTCCACAAACCGCCGTGTGCAACCTGAACATCACACTTCCAGCAGTGAAAAAGGTAAGGTAGCGTTGAACTCACCATTCTCTGTTGTCACCTCCATAACCATTGTCATGGTTAGGGTAGTTTCGGCCCCAATAACAGTGatagaagaaagacagagaaagacttTGGCCAAACTGCCGCCACTGtgtcttttatctgtttaaaGCTTTTCTCTATGTATATCGGTTATCTATGCAGTGGATTCTTTGTTCATTGGCTGTTTCATTATGTTCCTACCTATCTTTTGATTTGGATGACATGCTTTTGGCTGAGGGCTTTTGTGCTGAAGGCTTTTTTTGATTATCAGGCTGGCTTTTCGTGGCTTCAGTttgctgtttttgctgctgAGTGTTGGCGCtttatacttttttctttctttttttttggttattgtttgtttggtctgtgttttgtttttttttgtttttttcatttgctgagTTTGCTAAAGTGGCTTCTCTTCTCAGTTGGAGCTTCTGTCACTCACTCCTTTTTCACACCCTGATGTTTCTTTTCCCCCTGCTTTCCATGTTATGTTACTCCCCCCTCCGTTTCTGCAATGCATCTTGGGAACCAGGAAATGGAGTCAGATGCCGAGGATGAGGTAAACCACACCCTCCCCACCATGTGCTCTGCGCTAGATCTATAGTGGCCCTGCTCTGCTCATCATAGCCTTCTTTCCGCTTCTACAAGGGCAATAAAAGCTTTCCTTGTTCAAAGCAACCTTTAGCTGCTCAGTTTTGCATGACATGACATTGTAGATATGAAAACATATCTGTTTTATCCTTATCCTTTGCGCTCTACAGTATGTGATATAAGTGGCTTTGGAGTTTAGATATACTTACATTGTTCTTTAGTCAAgatttaactttattaacattaGCTTAAATTGATTATAAGTACTTATAAGGTAGAGTTTGTAGCCTTATCATGACTAACTCAAGCTAATGTGCTTAGCTTGGCAACACCTATTGTAAGCACTTAACTAAAGATTGCAGTGCAGTGATACTCCTTAAAGAAGAATTTGCTGCCATTTTATACAACTGTTTAAAATGGGCTTTGTTCTTATGTTAATACCAACTAATGCGGACTATTGGGTTTGCTTTAATTTGACATTATAAGGTCCAAATGTTGCTCATTTGGCAGCACTATACACTGTAGGGTGACCTAGAACTGATAggattttgtgttgtttactATTGTTGCAGACTGAAAAGCCAGAGCGACGTCATACCTTTGCATCCCTAGCCTTACGTAAGCGCTACAGCTATCTGGCCGAGCCTGCACTGAgtgagtttgacattttcactaACAAAACCCTTTGATGAATAATAACAATGCAAATTTTCGTGGATAAGTTAGTTTACAGCATTAACAGTTTTAATTAACCTGTAAGATGCGTTATCAATATGTAGATAGATGTGACTTACTTACTGTAATAAATGCATATTTCTCATCCTACATAACTTGCACTGTCCACATGCTTGATAACAACATGGTACATATTTTTGCATGGGTCAATGAGTGGTTTTTAAGTTTTCGTGCTGTGCTTGCTCACGTTGTGAGTTGTACTTTTTCTGGGTTTGTTTCCACTGCTGAGTTGTAGATGTCAAAATGCAGCAACATCAAAAATTTTTCTATGACTTCCCAACACAATGTGAATTGGCATTTTGGAAGGAGGTCAAAgtaaaattttatttgtttttcatttgtccCTTCTGAGTTTAAAGCTGTTTTTGGCTTTGTGATGATGTAGCAGCTTTTTTTGTGGGACAAAAATGCATGGTAGGAGGTCTTGAGTTTGAGCTCTTTCAGGtgtgtcttttcagttttttctcactctctgcttGTCACCACTTCTTGTCGACCTTGCATGACAAAATGGGAAAcacattttgtcatattttgttCGTTATGTAATAAACGGAAAATGGAAACTTCTGCAGCCCATGGCTCTATTGTATCATAGTGTCTTTGGGGAATCTGTCATTATGTAATTTTTGGACCAAACAGATAAAAGGCACTTTAAAAAGCGGATTGAAATTAGAGCCAGAATCCATACAATGTTTTAGAACATCTAAAGTCCAAAGAGAGAAGTTGTTTTGTGTTACTCCTGGAGCATTTGTCTCGccatttttctgttgtcagtTATTAGTCTACGCCATTGTCTCTGAAATTTTACTTTGCTGCTGAATGTGCTTCATTCAGTTTATTCATtacattgttgttgctgttgttgttctttgtGTCATCTTCCAGTCTTGAATCACACGGAAACACAATTGTTTCTTTTCATCCATCTTCAGACAATATTCAAATATCTTATCTCAGCACTTCgtaaaactgctgttttcctTCTTTGATACCAGGACTGCGTCACTGACcaactcttcctcctctgatctcttttctttcacatttttttttcttcctttcccttCCCCAACATAATTTTCTGTTACCTTTACTACTCCACATTCTTTGGATTATTTTTCCCATTCCTTCTTCACCATTATTTCTACAAATTCATCTGAAGAAACAGCAGTTGAGCGAAGCACAGCAGCAAGAACACTGCCTGCTGGTTACCCTCACAAACCTGTCTTTCCAACCAGACCTTACCCACCATGGTCGACTGCTCCTATTACCGTCCCTGGCCAAACAAGGCCAGGAGTGGGGGGTTCCGTCGCCTCTACCGATTCACCGGCAGGCTCACCAGCTGCTTCTCCATTGAAATCTACCTGGCCCCTCTCCTCCCCGTCACCTGCATGCCCTGCAACTATCAAAGCCACCCTTGGAGCTCCACCACCAGTACCTACCCTGTCATCCCCAGTTAAATCAATTAGCGACATAGTGTCCTCATCCCCCATCAGGTCTTACAGGACTATGCCTTCACCCATTAAAACCGTTGTCCAGCAGGGTCAATACCCTGTCCAGGCATCTGCCAGCCTTGTGTCCTCTGGAAGCCCATGTAAACCTGCCACAGATCCAGCATCCATCAAGAACCTTGCTTCGGCATACACATCAAGGACTTCCCCACTTCACTCAATATCCAATGGTCCTGTGCCAGAGAGGTCATCAGCTCCTATTACTGCTCCTGCATCGCCAAAGACACCTTACAACATGTACAATGCTAATCTGCCTTTTAAAACTGCCCTTGGGTCCACAGTTGTGACAGATGCAGTGGCACCTAACCTTCCTTCTGGTAAAAGCATATCCAGCCTGTCCTCTTTGAAAACCTCTGTAGATTCAACACTCTCATCCCGAGGAGGGAGAACATCCCTTTCGTCTCTCTCTTCAACTGGGCAGACAACCATTGCTTCCTCAGAACTGTCCATGATGAACGGATCAGTATCACCTGTCAAATATCCATCCTCTTCGTCCACGCCATCCTCCCCTTCTTCTCGTCTTATCTCTGAGAGGAGTAGCAGCCTTCAGGAGAGGATTCAGGCTACCACCCAAGCAGCAACATCTGGTGTTAGTGCAGCCATAAATGAAGCTATAGACTCATACTCAGTCTCAGGCTACGGCACTCTTAAAACACAGTCCTCCTCACGTAGATCTGCAACAGCAAGCTCTGCTTACGGTTCCATGAGATCTGTAGTTGCTTCCCCCAGTTCAGCAGTTTCATCTAATACGGTGACTGTACCTGTGTACTCATTAGTAAACGTCATCCCAGAGACCCCTGTCAAACCAGGGCCAGGGTCTCTCAAAATGGCATTGCCTGATTCCCCTCGTCCCTCATCCTCgtcatcttcctctctgtcttcctgtgttaccacatcaaaaataaattccCAATTGAAATCCCCCCCGTTCATCACACCACCTATTATCCACCCAACAGCAGCCTCCAACCAGGAAATACTAAAAGATGTAGCAGACATGAAAGAGGATCTGATCAGAATGTCAGCAAtcctacagacagacacacagacagcagccaaAACTGTCCAAACATCAAATACTGGCACTCCCAAAGAGACCAAGTTAGAGGATGAAGAGCCATTTACTCTAGttgagaaagtgaaagaagatTTAGTGAAAGTCAGTGAAATATTACAGAAAGATATCATGAGTGAAGGTAAGGCCATTGCAGGTAAAGAGAGACCCTCAGAGGATGAATGGGAGGAATTTTCCAAAGATGAGATTGAGGAGGCACAAAGAAGTACCCTCACAGACTATTACCCACTGTTTGATGAAAACACGCTCCTTCTCAAGCACCAATCCATGTCAAGCAAAGACCTAGAGTTAGCTAAAGTAGTAGACTTTTTAACAAATGACTTTGGTGCTAATTCTCTCTCCAAAATGACAGAGTTGAAATGTAAGTATGAGGAGGCGACAAAAAGGGAaggggaggaaaaacaaaaacgtgTTCTTAAACCATCTATGTCGATACAAGAGCACAAACTCAAAATGCCTCCACCAGTCTCAGGCATGCTCAGATCTCCCTCAGAGAAGGACCTAAGCAAACTTGCTGAGTCATATCAGGGGTCTGAGACTATTTTGGAATCACCTGAGGACCTGTCTCATGAGCAGGATAAAAGTCCCCTGTCAGACAGCGGGTTTGAGACCAGGAGTGAAAAGACACCCTCTGCTCCTCAGAGTGCAGAGAGCACAGGACCTAAGCCCTTATTCACAGATTCACCCATCCCTCCCTGTGTGACTGAGACCAGGACTGAAGTGGTCCACATTAGGAGCTATGAGCAGCCTGACGATCCTTGTGAGCCTCTCCTGATGGAGGAGGCAGCATCTGCCCCTCCTTCTATAGAGCCAGATCCAGCTTCAATAAGCTCTACCAAAGCCCTACAGATGAAAATGCCGGAAGAGGACTCCATGATGAACAAAAGTGTGTGTCTTAAAGAGGAAACTCATATCACCACTACCACTAGAATGGTGTATCACAAGCCACAACTGACTGATGGCGCAGAGATTAGAGAGGAGGGTATGTCGGTCAGTGATATCATGAAAGCTTTCCAGTCAGGTAGGGACCCATCTAAAGAACTGGCAGGCCTTTTTGAACACAAGGCTAGCCAGGATTCTGTCAAAGGTGATGAGCTGACTCCTAGATTTCTAGATAGAGACATTAAATCCAAACCTAAAGTCGAGAGGATAATTGAGGTTCATATCGAAAAGGGCCACAGCACAACAGAGCCAACTGAGGTTATTATCAGGGAAACCAAAAAACACCCTGAGCTTTATGTCTACAAGGGGGACCGTGGAATTAGGGAACTTACTGATTACGATGAGGCCcaacaggaagaagaggagctCACTGCTGAAGAATCCCTGCCCTCCTTCCTAGAAACATCTCGCGTTAACACCCCAGTGTCACAGGAGGAAGACAGTCGCCCAAGTTCTGCTCAATTGATGGCAGATGATTCATATAAAGCCCTGAAACTGTTGAGCCAGCACTCTATAGAGTACTGTGATGATGAGCTGTCAGAGATCAGAGGCGAGTCGTATAGGTTTGCTGAGAAAATGCTACTGTCAGAGAAACTTGATGTGTCTTCAATGTCTCACTCTGACACAGAGGATTCAGCAATGATGACTGACAAGAGCCGGCACCTAATTCATGAGGAGAATGGTAGCCGTGGCGCTGAGAGCATGAGTCAGCAGCAAGGAAGCCCCAAAAGAGAGTTTGTCTCCAAGTCATCAAAAGATGGGTCCCCTAAATCTGGTAAATTCTTGCACAGGGAGGAACCATCTCCGTTTGATAAAGTGACAGTGCTCCATTACTCCACAGATCAGGGCAGCCCCAAGCATGCTGTTTGGATGCGATTTACAGAGGATAAACATGACAGAAGCAGGGATAAGCTCCTTTATGAGGATAGGGTGGACCAAACTGTAAAGGAAGCTGAAGAAAAACTCTGTGAGGTATCTCAGTTCTTCCGTGACAAAACAGAGAAGCTCAATGATGAGTTGCAGTCCCCTGAGAAAAAGCCAATGAGACGAGAGGTAAAGGAACCCAGATCCTGGCCTAGCTCAGCATGCAGTAGCCCTGAGAAAACGCAGCAGAAATCTAAGGCAGGAGAAGAGGTGTTCAGTAAAAGCAAACTCAGGGAGCCTTCggttgttaaaatgtttgggAGCACCCcaacaactgaaaagaaaagctctAGCTTACCAAGCAGCCCCCAGAAGAGCGTTCTCTCTCATACCAGTGACgataaaattaaacaacaaactaAGACAAGTGAATCTGCACCCTCTTCTCCTGCTCATGTAAAATCAACATCGAAAGTCAGTGCTGTGAGGATGAAGTTTGAATCTGAGGCTCAGAAACAAAGTCAGTCTAGTCCAACCAAAGTTCCTCCTCCAGTGCAGCCAAAACCTTCAATAAAGAAATTACAGGAGAGCAAACTTCCCGTTTATCAGTTTTTTGCAGGAGGAAAAGCATCAAAAGTGTCTGAAGCATCAGAAGATGAAACCTTTAAAAAGGATGTTGAGCAGGATAAATGTGATGCCACAGACAGCAGTAAACCTGCTGTGATATCAACATCCAAAGCCCCAAAACATATAGGAGAAAAACTGCCGAACAAAAATATCCCAGAGGCCTCGTTGCGAAGACCAATTAGTGAAACTGAGAATGACAAAGCAACTGCTAAAGGGAAAGATGTCCATTCCAGTGTTACTCAGGAATTTAAAGAAAGCAATAAAGTCCAGAAAGTTCAGACATCTATTGTTCATGATGCTGTTAGATTACTAGAGAAAGAGAGTGATGCTAAAAAATAccaacaaattacaaaaagtgAGTCTGCTTCCAAAGAAGTAATAGCTGAGCTGCCCAAAAAAGATGGCGAGGAACCACTAAACAAAAATctcagaaaaaagacagaatctCAAATTCCTATAAGAACAGCATCCTCTACTTTAGATAATGACCtcacaaagaaacagacaatAATTAAACCTTCACAGATACCTACATTATCTAAAAGCAAAATACAGATGAGTCTTGAGACAACCCCagcaaaaacagatgaaaatctAACCTTTGAAATTCTAGATAATGCACCCAAAGACTCCAACTCCAATAATCTTCCTAGCCCTAGAGAAATGCTGGAAAATGTCATAAACCCTCCAGCTGCTACAACAACCAAAGAGAACTTCAAGGGCATCAAAACATTACCTGTTTATGTCGGTGTTCAGGtgggcaggcaggcagagagggaggccAAAGGAGCACTGTACACAGTCAAACAGAAATCAAACTCAGCAATCAGCCCCATAAGCCCAGATGATGACACACTAGAACAGGTGTCTTTCATAGACAGCTCAGGGAAAAGCCCCCTTACACCAGAGACCCCCAGCTCTGAGGAAGTCAGCTATGACCTCACAGTCAGGACACCTGATGGCTTTATGGGATTCATGCCAGGGAAACCCAGTCCCATCCTGGAGGTATCTGAGGAATCAGAGGAGGATGACCAAGGcaaagtttttttctcttttaaagaGGCCCTGCCAGAAAGGAAAACTGATATTCATGCCACCCAAGCAGACCTTGCTAATGCTAATAAGcaagaaacagaaatgaatgataACCTGCAGGAATTAACAAATAGATTCAATCAGCAAGTAACAACAGCCAATGGCGAGTATGAGGAAATTACAGGCCAGGAGCATCAAGAAGTTTCAAAAGACAAAGGTATCGCATATATTGAattccctccccctcctcctctggacTCAGCTTCAGAAATTTCAGACCCAGAAAGGAAAGGTTCCTGTGCCTCttcagagactgagacagaaatgATGGAAGTAAACTTACAGGAAGAACACGACAGGTATCTGCTGACTGAGCCAATTATACGAATCCAACCCCCTTCCCCGGTGCCTCCTGGGGAAGATGACAGTCAGTCAAACGGTGATgaaggagatgatgatgagtcaATCTTTCAACCAATTCCTTGCAAGAAATTTACTTTCAAAGTtcctgaggaggaagaggaaaagaagaaagataagGAAAAGGCGACTAAAtccaaaaaacatgacaaaaatggAAACAACAAAGAACTTAATGGTGGGACCAATGGCTCCAATGGTTCTTATGGCTCCAATGGCTCCAATGGTTCCAATGGTTCTAATGACAAAGGAGAGGACTATGAATAtgaacaaaatggaaatgatcAATCGATAACAGACTGTTCAATAGCCACAACAGCTGAATTTTCTCATGACACAGATGCAACGGAGATAGACTCCCTAGATGGATATGAACTtcaggatgaggatgatggcCTGTGTGAGCAGGCAGATTTACGGTTGTTTGGTCTTCCAGACAGCCGAAGAGATGTCTGGGCAACAGACACTTTTAGGTCCACTGACCGCTCTTTTCCCCAGACCAAACTTGAAGTTATTGAAGAGGAGAAAACCCCAGAAGAATGTCAAAAGGACACTTTCAAAAAAGATACCCCTTCAAATGGTGGTAAACCTGATGCTGTTAGTAAAGATGGGGTTACAAGTCAGGAACAAAAACCCTCAGATAAAGAGGGATTTTCAGACACTTACTTTAGTTATAAGTTAGAGGAGGAGTTTAACTCTCCCTTTAAGACTGTTGCCACTAAAGGGCTGGACTTTGACCCCTGGTCCAGTAAAGGTGGAGAAGAAGATATCGTTGACATGGGAGGGACACGGGGAAGCAATGGTGAGCCTAAGCCTTTTGGACTAGCAGTGGACGAACAGTCTCAGGCTACGACACCAGACACTACCCCAGCCCGAACACCAACAGACGATAGTACGCCGACAAGCGAGCCAAATCCATTCCCCTTCCATGAAGGGAAGATGTTTGAGATGACACGCAGTGGTGCGATTGACATGAGCAAGAGGGACATGGTGGAGGAGAGGCTCCAGTTTTTTCAGATTGGTGAGCATTACTACTCGGCGGGCAGGTACAGTGTCAGAGAATCAGAGGTAGACGCCTCCTCACAACACAGGGATCAGTTTAGTACTCAGGATCCCACAGATACCTCAATAGTTCCTCAAGTCTCCATTCAGACTACCACTGTCCAGTTAGAAATATCAAATATGGCTGGCAGTTACAGCACATGCAGAGACTCAACTTCTAACACTGAGCCTTCATTCTCCACTTTTAGAACAGGATTCAAGTTGTCATCTGATAAAACTTATGATGCATCAAATAACAGTTCTAAATGTAGAACAACAGGCACCTTTGATAATATAACCTCAGGATCAACTGTAGATAGTTCTTACTCTGTAACCTCAAACTACACAGATTGTGCTAATTTGAATACATCAGGCATGACAGATTATTATTCAAATCACAGAATTCCTTCAGGTATGTCCAAACAGAACGACCATTTGGATTGGATCTCAAAAAATCAGAACACTTGTTACCAAAGCACAGATCATTCTTTCGCACCTTCACAACAGATAAGCAATCCCCAAACATGGAGCAGCAATACCAGTAGCAACATCCCTGTTTCCCATTATGTCCATTCAGATGTCGCTCAGGCTGGCAGTATTGTGTTTAACATGTTGTCCTCCTCGGGACTGCAGGAGATCAGCAGGATAGAGGCGTCCTTCAACCAGCTAGAGGTGAACAGCAGGGAAGGCAGGGTTTGTCCtaatgtagcaataacaaacaCGGCAGCCAAAGAGGTCAAACCCCAGATATGCAAGTCCAGGTTACCAGTGAGGGTGCACAGAAGCAAACTATGCAGCCAAAGTCGAACAATAGTGAAAGACAAGGCACAAGAAAATGCTG comes from the Seriola aureovittata isolate HTS-2021-v1 ecotype China chromosome 21, ASM2101889v1, whole genome shotgun sequence genome and includes:
- the LOC130162078 gene encoding ankyrin-3-like isoform X15; the protein is MAHAASQLKKKADENLNAAEDEKEKKKARKRSREVKKKTDVNACYLRAARAGNLEKALDYLKNGVDINICNQNGLNALHLASKEGHVEVVAELIKQGANVDAATKKGNTALHIASLAGQSEVVKELVTHGANVNAQSQNGFTPLYMAAQENHLEVVQFLLDNGSSQSIATEDGFTPLAVALQQGHDQVVSLLLENDTKGKVRLPALHIAARKDDTKAAALLLQNDHNADVESKSGFTPLHIAAHYGNINVATLLLNRGAAVDFKARNDITPLHVASKRGNSNMVRLLLERGAKIDARTKDGLTPLHCGARSGHEQVVEMLLDRGAPILSKTKNGLSPLHMATQGDHLNCVQLLLHHEVPVDDVTNDYLTALHVAAHCGHYKVAKVIVDKKANPNAKALNGFTPLHIACKKNRVKVMELLLKHGASIQAVTESGLTPIHVAAFMGHENIVHQLISHGASPNTSNVRGETALHMAARAGQSNVVRYLVQNGARVDAKAKDDQTPLHISSRLGKQDIVHQLLANGACPDATTNSGYTPLHLAAREGHRDIAAALLDQGASLGITTKKGFTPLHVAAKYGKIEVANLLLQKSAQADAAGKNGYTPLHIAAKKNQMEITTTLLEYGASTNTVTRQGITPLHLAAQEGNVDIVTLLLARDAPVNMGNKSGLTPLHLAAQEDKVNVAEVLVNQGATIDPETKLGYTPLHVACHYGNVKMVNFLLKNQAKVNAKTKNGYTPLHQASQQGHTHIINLLLHHGASPNELTANGNSALSIARRLGYISVVDTLKVVTEETLTTQTVTEKHKMNVPETMNEVLDMSDDEGDDAMTGDTDKYLAPQDLRELGDDSLPQEGYMGFSVGARSQSLRSFSSDRSNTLNRSSFTRDSMMIEEMLAPNKEMHLAVAKDFDSESLRRYSWTADALDNVNLVSSPIHSGFLVSFMVDARGGSMRGSRHNGMRIIIPPRKCTAPTRITCRLVKRHKLASPPPMVEGEGLASRLVEVGPAGAQFLGPVIVEIPHFGSMRGQERELILLRSDNGETWKEHLYDCKTDDLNQLLNGMDEELDSPEELERKRICRIITKDFPQYFAVVSRIRQETNQMGPEGGTLCSRSVPLVQASFPEGALTKKIKVGLQAQPVPDDTVKKILGNRATFSPIVTVEPRRRKFHKPITMTIPVPPLSGEGLTNGYKGDCTPCLRLLCSITGGTSPAQWEDITGTTPLTFVNDCVSFTTNVSARFWLADCHQIPETVALATQLYRELICVPYMAKFVVFAKMNDPVESRLRCFCMTDDKVDKTLEQQENFEEVARSKDIEVLEGRPIYVDCYGNLAPLAKAGQQLVLNFYAFKENRLPFCVKVRDPSQEACGRLTFLKECKTIKGLPQTAVCNLNITLPAVKKEMESDAEDETEKPERRHTFASLALRKRYSYLAEPALKTAVERSTAARTLPAGYPHKPVFPTRPYPPWSTAPITVPGQTRPGVGGSVASTDSPAGSPAASPLKSTWPLSSPSPACPATIKATLGAPPPVPTLSSPVKSISDIVSSSPIRSYRTMPSPIKTVVQQGQYPVQASASLVSSGSPCKPATDPASIKNLASAYTSRTSPLHSISNGPVPERSSAPITAPASPKTPYNMYNANLPFKTALGSTVVTDAVAPNLPSGKSISSLSSLKTSVDSTLSSRGGRTSLSSLSSTGQTTIASSELSMMNGSVSPVKYPSSSSTPSSPSSRLISERSSSLQERIQATTQAATSGVSAAINEAIDSYSVSGYGTLKTQSSSRRSATASSAYGSMRSVVASPSSAVSSNTVTVPVYSLVNVIPETPVKPGPGSLKMALPDSPRPSSSSSSSLSSCVTTSKINSQLKSPPFITPPIIHPTAASNQEILKDVADMKEDLIRMSAILQTDTQTAAKTVQTSNTGTPKETKLEDEEPFTLVEKVKEDLVKVSEILQKDIMSEGKAIAGKERPSEDEWEEFSKDEIEEAQRSTLTDYYPLFDENTLLLKHQSMSSKDLELAKVVDFLTNDFGANSLSKMTELKCKYEEATKREGEEKQKRVLKPSMSIQEHKLKMPPPVSGMLRSPSEKDLSKLAESYQGSETILESPEDLSHEQDKSPLSDSGFETRSEKTPSAPQSAESTGPKPLFTDSPIPPCVTETRTEVVHIRSYEQPDDPCEPLLMEEAASAPPSIEPDPASISSTKALQMKMPEEDSMMNKSVCLKEETHITTTTRMVYHKPQLTDGAEIREEGMSVSDIMKAFQSGRDPSKELAGLFEHKASQDSVKGDELTPRFLDRDIKSKPKVERIIEVHIEKGHSTTEPTEVIIRETKKHPELYVYKGDRGIRELTDYDEAQQEEEELTAEESLPSFLETSRVNTPVSQEEDSRPSSAQLMADDSYKALKLLSQHSIEYCDDELSEIRGESYRFAEKMLLSEKLDVSSMSHSDTEDSAMMTDKSRHLIHEENGSRGAESMSQQQGSPKREFVSKSSKDGSPKSGKFLHREEPSPFDKVTVLHYSTDQGSPKHAVWMRFTEDKHDRSRDKLLYEDRVDQTVKEAEEKLCEVSQFFRDKTEKLNDELQSPEKKPMRREVKEPRSWPSSACSSPEKTQQKSKAGEEVFSKSKLREPSVVKMFGSTPTTEKKSSSLPSSPQKSVLSHTSDDKIKQQTKTSESAPSSPAHVKSTSKVSAVRMKFESEAQKQSQSSPTKVPPPVQPKPSIKKLQESKLPVYQFFAGGKASKVSEASEDETFKKDVEQDKCDATDSSKPAVISTSKAPKHIGEKLPNKNIPEASLRRPISETENDKATAKGKDVHSSVTQEFKESNKVQKVQTSIVHDAVRLLEKESDAKKYQQITKSESASKEVIAELPKKDGEEPLNKNLRKKTESQIPIRTASSTLDNDLTKKQTIIKPSQIPTLSKSKIQMSLETTPAKTDENLTFEILDNAPKDSNSNNLPSPREMLENVINPPAATTTKENFKGIKTLPVYVGVQVGRQAEREAKGALYTVKQKSNSAISPISPDDDTLEQVSFIDSSGKSPLTPETPSSEEVSYDLTVRTPDGFMGFMPGKPSPILEVSEESEEDDQGKVFFSFKEALPERKTDIHATQADLANANKQETEMNDNLQELTNRFNQQVTTANGEYEEITGQEHQEVSKDKGIAYIEFPPPPPLDSASEISDPERKGSCASSETETEMMEVNLQEEHDRYLLTEPIIRIQPPSPVPPGEDDSQSNGDEGDDDESIFQPIPCKKFTFKVPEEEEEKKKDKEKATKSKKHDKNGNNKELNGGTNGSNGSYGSNGSNGSNGSNDKGEDYEYEQNGNDQSITDCSIATTAEFSHDTDATEIDSLDGYELQDEDDGLCEQADLRLFGLPDSRRDVWATDTFRSTDRSFPQTKLEVIEEEKTPEECQKDTFKKDTPSNGGKPDAVSKDGVTSQEQKPSDKEGFSDTYFSYKLEEEFNSPFKTVATKGLDFDPWSSKGGEEDIVDMGGTRGSNGEPKPFGLAVDEQSQATTPDTTPARTPTDDSTPTSEPNPFPFHEGKMFEMTRSGAIDMSKRDMVEERLQFFQIGEHYYSAGRYSVRESEVDASSQHRDQFSTQDPTDTSIVPQVSIQTTTVQLEISNMAGSYSTCRDSTSNTEPSFSTFRTGFKLSSDKTYDASNNSSKCRTTGTFDNITSGSTVDSSYSVTSNYTDCANLNTSGMTDYYSNHRIPSGMSKQNDHLDWISKNQNTCYQSTDHSFAPSQQISNPQTWSSNTSSNIPVSHYVHSDVAQAGSIVFNMLSSSGLQEISRIEASFNQLEVNSREGRVCPNVAITNTAAKEVKPQICKSRLPVRVHRSKLCSQSRTIVKDKAQENADKLKVREHAMHKVRERLDPFENLFPKSRIPVMKAIKYPSFSREQKQVRTKSAVSDTSIKTSRGNKLLTKSRSSTEQRYSSVKTPRRSSTNETGRKSSVVISKNFKTRSITSQVAIPMDQTIPKEADTKLEGKTLPTEDEESCSLSTTRNTSLSEPSKASRSSCPSRTSTSTSTTTSTPSARDVKAEVEQASSERMRRSRRKSRRTHGGKEQKEEGSQVDQPITAPVTENETSPQSPCERTDLRMAIVADHLGLSWTELARELDFSVDEINFIRVENPNSLTAQSFMLLKKWVHRDGKNATTDALTAVLTKINRLDIVTLLEGPIFDYGNISGTRCFADDNAVFPDQSDGYHNIDLELQTPTELNYEPPTPLRSDDFFSEGDASLDSPSKTTLTRPSDLSLTQTTSTISSDPLTVAPAPGPCGSVPPIVGAEDTALTTGEKVEDKLVSYERPDNDRRAVEKSGTEELKAGPVVGLERNQKEDAVSDVAQGNGRREEEEEEEEEEEMTQERLQSLLEDIKLEGGLEDEEMTEERVNAILEQVRQAEKVMCSVPGWRGEMSDTIAESSLHGTQEGSPDSMEQPQAQADRQNGGQTDAAWEGKEKEAKKKGSQEDGSTAGPSRGREEGGDRSQHKVQGRVRAEESGSDEETTVTTRVYRRRVILKGEEAKNIPGESVTEEQFTDEDGNLVTRKVIRKVVRRVFNSEERRESESETVTEEGAGAGGVGGGVADAPSAGAAAAAAGGGGGGGGASGGKGKRRGKRSRQGHKAEKSGEEAQRGKNEPGDGANKKQGKRSQS